The bacterium nucleotide sequence TTCAGGCCAGCCTGCATCCAATCGAGGACTTGGTAATCGCCCGGCATCTCGACCTCGTCGACCTTGCTGGTCACCAAGGAAACCACCGCCATGGTCGGGGTGCCCTTGGCCTGGACCCGGGAAACCACGAAAGCCGGTCTTTGATGGACGGAATGAGGATCGCTGAGAGGATAGGGAACGAGGACGAAGTCGCCCGCTTTAAAGTCGATCATAGTTGGCGTCTCGAGGATTGTCCCATTCCACGAAGGAAGGTTCCAGCCGTTTCACGAGCGCCTGCTGCTCTCTCTTGTTGGAGAAGAACCCTTGGAGCGCCTTCTGGACGATGTCGCGCATCGAGCGCCGTTGAACGGCGGCCTCGAGCTTGAGCATCTTCATGAGTTCGGGGTCCACGAGGTCGACGGTGATCCGAGTTCTTTTCATGATTCCAGGAAAACAATAAATCGCCTTCGCCGTCAAGAATCCGCGGCCGCTTGGATCGAAAAAGACCTAAAAAAATTCTGTGCAGAACCGCCGTGCCATGACGGAGAGCGTCATGAGCGCTCAGACCGGCGCCACGCCATGCTTCTTTTTTGGCCAATCCCAATGTTTGGCGCGGGCCAATTCCAGGGTTCGCAGCACCCAGCGCTTGGTCTCGCGGGGATCGATGACGTCGTCGATGTAGGCTCCGGCCGCGGCCTTTTCGAGGCTGATCTCGCGGCGGTAGCGCTCGACGAGCTCGGCTCGGGTCTTTTCGGGGTCGGCCGCGCTTTCGACCTGCTTGCGGAACAAAATATTGACCGCGCCTTCCGCGCCCATCAGCGAAATCTCGGCGGTCGGCCAAGCCACCAGGCCGTCGGGCTCGTAGCCCCGGCCGCACATGACGTAATAACCGGCGCCGTAGGCCTTGCGGATGACGACGGTCATCTTGGGGACGCTGGCCCGGGAGACGGCGTAGAGCATCTTGGCGCCGTGGCGAATGATGCCCTGGCGCTCGACCTTGGAGCCGACCATGAAGCCGGGCACGTCCTGCAGGAAAAGCAGCGGGATGTTGAAAGCGTCGCAGAGGTTGATGAAGCGCGCGCCCTTGTCGGCGGCGTCGACGTCGAGGGCCCCGCCCATCACCATCGGCTGGCTGGCGACGATGCCGAGCGGGTAGCCGTCGAAGCGGGCCAAGCCGACGAGCAGCGACTTGGCGAAATTCGGCTTGAGCTCCAGGAAGCGCTCGTGATCGGCCAGGCGGCGGATGATCTCGTGCATGTCGTAGGGCTTCTTGGAGCTGTCGGGCAGCACCTGCAAAATCGAGTCGTCGACTTTGTCGCCGGCATTGCCCTGATCCTCGTATTCCGAAAAGGAATATTCGGAAAAGGTGCTTTGACTGGAGAGCCGCGGCGGCAGCTCTTCGCTGTTTTGGGGGAAATAGCTCAAATACTCCTGGATCACCTCGATGCAGGCCTTGTCGTCAGCGACTTCGAGGTCCCCCACCCCGCTGACCTCGCAGTGCATCTTCGATCCGCCGAGCTCCTCCATCGTGATGTCCTCGCCGATCACCGCCTTGACCAAGGGCGGCCCGGCCAGGGCCATCGAGGAGGTTCCCTTCACCATCGGGACGAAGTCGGCCAGCGCCGGGATGTAGGCGGTGCCGGCGGCGCAGGGCCCCATCATCGCGGCGACCTGCGGGATGCAGCCGCTCATCTTGACTTGGTCGTAGAACATCTTGCCGCTCTCGGCGAACTGGGAGCCGGCGATCTCCTGGACCCGGGCGCCGGCCGAATCGAGCAGCCAAACGATGGGGATCCGCTCGCGGAGCGCGGTTTCGCGGAGCCGGTCGACCTTGCGTTCCTGGACGACTCCGATCGAGCCGGCCATGACCGTGAAGTCGTAGGCCACGCAGGCGACCGGCCGGCCCTTCACTTTGCCGTAGCCGGTGACGCAGCCGTCGGCCGGCGTGCTCCGGCCCTGCATGTCGGGATGAGTCGATTGATGATGGGCCAAGAGGCCGATCTCGACGAAGCTGCCCTTGTCGAAGAGCAGGTCGATCCGCTCCCGCGCGGTCAGCTTGCCGGCGGCATGCTGCTTGGCGATCTCCTCGGGCCCGCCCATGGCCAGGGACTCGCGCTTTTTCGACTCGAGGGATTTGAGTAAATCGTCCAAGCCAAACTCCTACTCCCCCTCCTTTGTAAGGAGGGGGTCGGGGGGAGGTAGAGCGCTCGCATCATGCAAAACCCTTGCACAACGCCAACGCTCTACCCCTCCCTAACCCTCCCCTTACAAAGGGGAGGGAACGAAATTAAACCCACTTCATCTTTTTAACGATGATCTCTTTCATGATCTCCGACGAGCCGCCGCCGATGGTCATCAGGCGGATGTCGCGGGTGAAACGCGAGAGGTCGTACTCTTCCATGTAGCCGTTGCCGCCGTGGGCTTGGAGGCAGTCGTAGGCCACCCGCTGGGCCAAGTCGCCGGCGAAGAGCTTGGCCATCGAGACCTCCTTGCTGCATTCGACGCCGGCCTGGAAGAGCGCTACCGCGTGGTAGGTCAGGCGCTTGGCGGCCTCGATCTGAGTGGCCAGCTCGGCGAACTTGTGTTGCCAGACCTGGAAATCGATCACCCGCTTGCCAAAAGCCTGGCGCTCCTGGCAATAACGAATGGTCTCGGCCAAGGTCAGCTCCGAGCCCGAGACGCAGGTGATCGCGGCGACCAACCTTTCACCTTGGAAATTCTTCATGATGTAGACGAAGCCCTGGTTCTCCTCGCCGATGACGTAGCGCCGAGGGATGCGGCAGTTCTCGAAGAAGAGCAAGGCCGTGTCCGAGGAATGGTTGCCCATCTTCTCCAGCTTCTTGCCGACCGCGAAGCCCTTGGTGTCGGTCGGGAAAGAGACCAGGCTGATGCCCTTGAAGCCGGGGCCGCCGGTGCGCACCGCCAGCGTGATGAAATCGGCCCGGCCGCCGTTGGTGATGAAGGTCTTGGCGCCGTTGATGACGTAGT carries:
- a CDS encoding type II toxin-antitoxin system PemK/MazF family toxin; amino-acid sequence: MIDFKAGDFVLVPYPLSDPHSVHQRPAFVVSRVQAKGTPTMAVVSLVTSKVDEVEMPGDYQVLDWMQAGLKFPAKIRLSKIVSIDANVLQKNLGSLSRREWKTVANEFLKIFSYWISP
- a CDS encoding acyl-CoA carboxylase subunit beta; this translates as MDDLLKSLESKKRESLAMGGPEEIAKQHAAGKLTARERIDLLFDKGSFVEIGLLAHHQSTHPDMQGRSTPADGCVTGYGKVKGRPVACVAYDFTVMAGSIGVVQERKVDRLRETALRERIPIVWLLDSAGARVQEIAGSQFAESGKMFYDQVKMSGCIPQVAAMMGPCAAGTAYIPALADFVPMVKGTSSMALAGPPLVKAVIGEDITMEELGGSKMHCEVSGVGDLEVADDKACIEVIQEYLSYFPQNSEELPPRLSSQSTFSEYSFSEYEDQGNAGDKVDDSILQVLPDSSKKPYDMHEIIRRLADHERFLELKPNFAKSLLVGLARFDGYPLGIVASQPMVMGGALDVDAADKGARFINLCDAFNIPLLFLQDVPGFMVGSKVERQGIIRHGAKMLYAVSRASVPKMTVVIRKAYGAGYYVMCGRGYEPDGLVAWPTAEISLMGAEGAVNILFRKQVESAADPEKTRAELVERYRREISLEKAAAGAYIDDVIDPRETKRWVLRTLELARAKHWDWPKKKHGVAPV
- a CDS encoding acyl-CoA dehydrogenase family protein is translated as QKREFLIPAIKGEKIAALGITEPGCGSDVASITTRAEVQGEDYVINGAKTFITNGGRADFITLAVRTGGPGFKGISLVSFPTDTKGFAVGKKLEKMGNHSSDTALLFFENCRIPRRYVIGEENQGFVYIMKNFQGERLVAAITCVSGSELTLAETIRYCQERQAFGKRVIDFQVWQHKFAELATQIEAAKRLTYHAVALFQAGVECSKEVSMAKLFAGDLAQRVAYDCLQAHGGNGYMEEYDLSRFTRDIRLMTIGGGSSEIMKEIIVKKMKWV